The following nucleotide sequence is from Cicer arietinum cultivar CDC Frontier isolate Library 1 chromosome 2, Cicar.CDCFrontier_v2.0, whole genome shotgun sequence.
ctttttttttaaatcttctcTACCATTTTCACTCTCATTAAAatcagatatttttttaaataacttctcactttaataaaaaaaaaaatttgaattattaatttcaaaagtttcaaccAACACAATTAAAactactaaattaatttttagttaaataaaagtgattcttctctaaaataatCTTATAACAATgaaaatgctcaaaataaatCATGAACCTCTTCAAACACATATACTCCAAATTCTATTTTGCTTAGGTTATATCTATCTTATCTTCAACGTCACCCACATACATAGCAacaacacattaaaaaaatcataataaataaaacactttCACCAGTTTCAGTATTCTGAGCAAACTTCACCTTCGCGAATGTAAAACCggtttcaaaattgaaatttctaatttttagtTGGTgctgattttaattaattaataatatgtgATCTTTGGATTTGGAGGAGTACCGGAAAAGCCTGCTTTTAATTggaatggaaaaaattatacttaattataaatagtCCTTCCAAATATAAGTTTCACTTTAATTCCTATGAAGAAAATTtcgtttaaaaatattttgtaattttaaaaaattagtttttttatttaaaaatataaagtgatGTGGTTTTCATGAGATGACACGGTTGAATAGACAATGATATGAAAAAATATAGTAGACTGTGTATTTTTCATTGTTAAAAAGTAATAAACATaataaagttaataaaaatagaaaataatcgttagtattttaataaaaaaataaaagtaattattattatttttattcatcatttataattttagacTCACTCTATTTTTTGCTATTCGCACtctttaattttcataaaaataaaatacatttctttatttgcttattttttaaatctaattaCTCTCGTTTCTCTCTTCATCactatcattaaaaaaaacatatgcaGTCATACAATGAAAATCTCTAGGAAAAAGTATCAAACACCTGTTTTCTTAATTTCCTTGTACATATATGTTAAGTGcactctctttctctttttgttATACTTTTAAACttgtaaaatgatattttaaaaagggACGGAGAGAGTATAGTCTACAAACTTGATCAccttaaaatatatgttaagNNNNNNNNNNNNNNNNNNNNNNNNNNNNNNNNNNNNNNNNNNNNNNNNNNNNNNNNNNNNNNNNNNNNNNNNNNNNNNNNNNNNNNNNNNNNNNNNNNNNNNNNNNNNNNNNNNNNNNNNNNNNNNNNNNNNNNNNNNCTTTCCCTTTTTATTATGCTTTTAAACttgttaaaatgatatttttaaaagggACGGAGAAAGTATAATCTACAAGTTTGATCACCTTAAAACTTCTTTTTCTTAGAACTCAAGTTGAGTGACCATCAAGCAATCATTTAATTGCTAGAGAACTGGTTGGTCATACTCTTTTTAGTTCTTCTATCTTATTTGTGCTCTTATAGTACCTACAACCAAACCTATCATAAAATGGTTACTTGAGTTTACAATACTCATGTTAGCACTGaggttaaagatacttttagaTATTTGGATCCTGAATATTATAAGAGAAGAAAATTGAGTGAAAAATCTGATGTGTATTCATTAATTGTATTCAGTAAGTcaaaactatttaattaaagaCCAAATgcttcattttttgaaattgggtgagaaacaatattttagattatgtGTTTTGCTTATGCacttttggtgtatttttctagTTTAAGTCCAACTTATAATGGTGTTTCACATTTAGATagtattgattttaatttgacGACATAAACTAATTCTTTCCTAGAAGTTTTGGAGTTTGATTAAGTGCGAGTACTTTTGAGTTTTGAGTctcttttatgatatatttggTTGTAGGTACTATAAGAACACAAAAGAGACCAAATAACTAAAATGAGTATGACCAAACAAGAGGTGTCTATTGTTGCGGATATTGATCTACAATTATGGGGACATGTTCTCTAATAGTCAAGACCTTCAATTGCAAATTGGACcctttttttgtaaaaatatttattttttttattttttttaaatttgtcttCGTTATATTTTGATGAAAGACCCTTAAACTAAACTATTATCATGAAGATAAGATAAAATACTACTTAATGAATATGCActtttgaaattaataacagttttttaacttttttattatttctcaaAATTGTTTAGACAAAATTGTTTACTTTCAAAGTCTAtttcttttaactttttcaTTGTTTCTCAAAATAGTCTAGACAAAATTGTTTACTTTCAAGGTCTCTTTCTCCCTTATTAGTAATAAACACAATATAAAACATATGAACATGAAATATTTACCCAAAGTAACAACAACGCCCATTTTTCCCATTCATGTAGAACAGCTTCATTTAGACCTCCAAAAATAGGTGAAATTATGTCTGATACCCTTTTTATATACAATACGTTGAATTTTGAGGATACAATAACGCTGAATTTTGAGGATATACTCAGAGTTTGTTTTACCAAGTATATActcaaatttcaatattttttttttaaattgtgaatAATTAAAGGGGCTCCATGGTCATCCCAAAACCCCTCATCTTCATCACTGGTCTCATCAACATAgttttctcaaaataaaaaataatgataaattacAATTGAGACTCACTGTCAAGTTGATGCTTTATGTTTAAAATCATTGACATTGTTGGATCAATTTCTATTTCTCATTTAATTGCTTTACAAAAAGAAATTTCAACCACTCAACACTACTAGTAGGATTACACCAAACAACAAAGAGACCGCATTCTTTGTCAATAACCACATAAAATTGTGTTAATTATGAAACTAGTTTGATAATcacaattaatataaatttgatagtcaaaacaataacttttttaaaaattgtaaacGAGGTGGATGAGAAATTTAAGTCAATTTAAGCAGTgttagtatttatttttttcgtaATAAATGAAACCCCAACTCTATTTAGTTGAATAAAGTTTGGTTGTTGTTGAAAATGAAACCGGTGTTTactattttaaacattttaaagttactattttcacaaaaaaataaacaagtttggtacaaaattttatgataaaggACCCCAAAATCcttattttttcctttcaaaatttactatttaatataaataatagaacaattattttttttaacactttttctAAGCAAAGGCAAAAAGACTAGAATGACAAAAATAATGTCAATAACTGTAATATAGTATTTAGACAATAAGTATAATTTTGTAATATTCTTCATAACAGAGACCAAACGACGCTTAAATGGTTTGAGGAAATTATTATCCTCCTAAATAATCTTCGTGTAGAGGGTACATGTTGACATACCTAGCAGTAGGAGAGAAGCAGAAATAAGGGCATACATTAGAGGGGGATATGAATAACAAAAAATGGGGCGGGGATAGCAGTTGCCATGTTAGTAGAAGGTCCCTTTGTTGCAGTCAGTCTTTTTTGCTAGCCCAGTTCTTCAATATGACACTAACATGTACCGAATACATCAAGACGATGCAATTAACATTCCATCTtaaaaaatttgacatttcCAACGAGTTATCACCTTTACAAGTTCTAGTTCTTTAACCTATAATCCTACCATTAAATTTTGGGGGGAAGGAAGGCAAGactaaatagtaaatataaaaaaaaataataatacaaaaaacaATGAAGCATTGGCGCTTCACATTAAAAACACCTACCATATCCATTCCGACGTTAGAATTTATCTAGCGATATGAAAATGATAAAAACTTCTCCTTCATGGCCGTGATGAACTTGCATTTCTCCTCAGCCTCAACCTGTGCACGAATATCAGTTTTTGATGCACGATCTGGGTGGAACTTAAACATAGCCCGTTTATAGGCAGCATGCACCTGAAATTATGATCAGCAGAAAGAAAATGTTATGCGCATGGAACACATAAAAAAAGGCACTATAGAAATCAGGATCATAAATAGCTGACAAACACGTCACAGGTAAAACTAAAAATGAACTCAACCTTGAGAAGAGGGAGACCTCGGATGTTAGAAATTAACTGTTGGAGATctcaaatatatttgaatttaaacgTAAATGGGgaaaagtatataaataaaatgtaaatgaaTTTCTAATTTTCTGGTACTTTCTTCGACCCCCTTCTCTCTATAATATGGTTAGTTTCTTTTAAAGGTGTGCTAATAGGCATCAGATTTTACAATAACACTATCACTCATTAACCTCCCTACCCTTTCTAAATTTGCATTTGTATCTTTGAAATCATTAAAGAGACTCCTAAAAAAGTCAAGTCAAAATATGACGAGTCGACTAATGGAAGAATTAGTACAATAGCACCTATAGCATCAATGAAGGAAAGCAATGCAATGGTGGAACTTGTCAAAAGGTTAGAATTTTGTACAGCTTTTTCAAAATAGTAGAATTTTAGTACAACTTTTGTAAAAGGAGTATCAGCtgattagttattttttatagatatatttAATAGCTACAAGGATCTAATAATATATGAAGAAGAGGTTAAATGACTGCATGTTGAAGAACGTTTAAAATGCTAAAGATTGTACCATGGTATTGAAACAATATACcgaatttaaaatatgaaggAAGGAAGAGAATGATATATAACTGAAAAGTAATGGATAAACACAACTTGCCTCGTGGGGCACAGCGGTACGACTTTCACCCACATTTATTCCTAAGCTACGAAGTAGCGAGGTCATATCTGtgcattgattcttcaattgATTAAGCTCCTTCTGTATTTCAGCCCGCAGTTTCTCTTTCATGTTCATAATTTCTTCATCCTGAATTTGGCATTAATTACCAGATTAACAGAGAAATAATCAGCTACAACAAACTACTATGACTAAACTATGTTTACACTGACTAAATCATGAAAGAAGACATTCAAATGGCCAAACTAGGATCTAGATCCTCTGAATTGAGGAGATATATTTCAGAGAATTCAAAGCAACGAAATAATAGTTTACACATGAAGTATAATTAGTATGAGAAACACTTAAAGTTAAAAGCACAACTGCAACCTTCTTATCCGTCTCTCTCATTTCTTCAATGCGTTCTTTTTGCTTTCTTTTCATGTCCAACACTCTACTACTTTCAGCCTTTTTTCTTTTACGCAATCTTTGTGCTTCCTCTGCCTGTAGTATGCATATTCTCAGTTTACAGAAGAATAAGTAGCCCAAAAGAAAGAATGGCATATATAAACCAAGCTTAGTGCAATTAGGCGAGCCACATCAAATATATGTAGTAAGCACTTCCATGGAATACATTAAACTCCATAGGCTCAAAAGTAGGTTGATAATGATAATATACAAGAAACCACAACATATTGATTAGCCATAAcgattataagaagaaaaaaaaaggcaatAACAGGAATGACATTGGTGGGGTTTAACAGAATGATTTTGATTGGCACTGAATGTACTAATCTGCACTAGATAtgtcttttttaaattatttaaaaagtaaaaaaaaaataaaaaaataaaaacatactaGGCTGGTAAGCCTAGGGCAGTGGGGCAATGCTGGAAAATCCAAAGAGtcaaacacaattatattggaATTTGACTCCTCTGAAAGAAGGGGCCAATTTAAAGGGAAAAGGGAGGGAGACATGCATGCACATTTATAACAAGCTACATAATTGTTTGCCCATAAAGGGACTGTGTTCTCAATATCTATCCCCCGTTACTCCATTTGAAGCCGTTAACAAAATTCCAGCACCTACATGAGAATAAAAACTCGCTGCATCACGAGTTTCTGACCTCCTCACCAGCTCCATCATCTTTAGCCATTAATATCTAATTCTGATGTATAACATTGGCCTAAACCATTCACTTATGCCGCACTTTAATGCATCTAACTTAATGGAACTCAATTTGGAAACATTACGTATTTCACATCTATCTATGAAAAAGCATATGAGCTATTTAGTGAGGTTTCTCCAATAAATACGAGGGATTGGGCAGCTCCATTCCATTTATGTTCTCTCTTTTCCTGATCATTTTCTGTTTCGTTCTCTCATTTAGCATAATTTCTTAACATCTAAATAACACATCCCTAAATATTTTTCTTCCCatagtaataaatttcttcttttacACACACGCATCCATTTAACAAACATGAAGATGAATAACAACAGTAGAGGTCAATAGTAGATAAAAAGTTACCCATCTTTATTTGCAACTCCTATAGTTTCAAGTTATCAAGTCCCAAAACTATAAGGGCTTCAAATGTAAACAAGTTAGGtctaaaatctaaataataaatacgCATGCATCTACTAGGATGGTAGCATTTACACAATATAAAATGTTTACAGCATAACATATGAAAATCACCTGAATTTGCAGTTGTTTCTGTCTGGATGCCCATTCCTCTTCCATGGCTTGTTTATATTCATCGGTCTCCTTAAGCTTTTCTctttcattaattatatttctctCCTCGGAAGCGGTACTACCACCATCTTGAGTATGTAACTCAAACTCATGACCATTAAAATTCCTTTCATCAAAAGAAGCACTGTTAGAATTCCCTTCAGAAATATTGTCACATTTACTCCTCAATGGAGTTATATTGTCACATTTACTCCTCAATGGAGTTTCATCGTTGTCAACTTTCCTGTCATGTTCATCTTGGTCGGAGCTCATAAATTTAGACTCTTTACTCCTCAATGGAGTTTTATCGTTGTCAACTTTCCCAGTATGTTCATCTTGGCTGGAGCTCATAAATTTTGACTCTTTACTCCTTAATGGAGTTTTATAGTTGTCAACTTTCCTGTCATGCTCATCTTGGCTGGAGCTCATAAACTTAGACTCTTCATCACCCAGTTCTTTCGTGAACCTTGAAGAACCAGTAATACCATTACCGAAATCACAATTTTTAGACTTTGGACAGGCAGGAGCTTTTTCTCTAGTTGTCCTTTCTCCATGCCCAATATCATCCTTAACAGTGAAGGAGGATTGATTCTCCTTGACATATTTACTACTGCTAGGACCATATGCAGGGCTTTTACCAAGCTTTTCAGACCTATTTTTCACTTCTATATTAATGTAATCATTACTATGTAAACCAGAAGAGCTGGCATGCTCATCATGACGAGATTGATCATTAAATACACGGCTCTTTTTCATTGCCGATACCTTTTCCCATTGTTCACGATCCTCCATAAGCTCACAATCAGAACAATCACTATCAGATGACTCATTTTCAGACCCATATAAACCATAACAATTTCTTTCAGAAGCCTTTGAAGAAAATACTCCCTTACTTTTTTGCCTCTTAGATGCAGAATCTTTTTCATAGACATCACAATCGTCGACATCTATGCGTACTGAATTTCGCGCAGAACTTGAGGCCGAAGTAAACCTTTTGCTTGAAGAGGCATCACTATCCAACTCTCCAACACCTTCAGCATTAACTCTAGGATTATCCACATCATCACTTCCATCGTCATCATCGTCATCAATGCTTATAACACTCTGAGGTGTCAATGTTCTGTTTCTACTTGGCCCACTGGATCCATTCAATTTTTTCGAAACAACCTCAGGACCTTCTAGGATTACTACATCATCAAATTGATCACTATCTAAGTCAATGTACACAATATTCTCTAAATCTCTTTTTGCCTGACCAGTTTTTGATGAATTCTTCCCGGAACATGTCCGGGGCTGAAAGTGCTCCCTCGAGACACCTTTTCCCAGCATCTATACCTGCATAGCAAAAGTAGCACACATAAATAACAACTCACCAAAAGTTCTTCAAACGTATAAATATGGATGTAATTTATCattatgtatgtatgtatgtattcACTTCATTCCTATCAAAATTGATCTCTGCCTCATGTTATTCACAAATAGTATTAGTATTAACTACAACAGcatcaaaatcaaaaagaagaacaaaaaccTATTTTCTGAAACAATAATTTTGACATTCATGTCTTACACGCAAACCCTATAACACTATCTAAACAAAACCCTAATCAACAACAtgaagaagaaaaggaagcgAAAGAGAAAAGATAAAACGCACATGAAATGAAATAACAGAATCGCAAGGGAGGAAAATAACTGAAACAAAACCCTACCTAAGTAATCAGaagcaaaagcagttgaagctCAGAGAGGAAGTGCAAGAGAAATAGAGTATGGAATTGGAATTCAGATTTGGCAAATTTGTGAtgtaaaattaaagaaaaacaaaacctATAAATTTTGCTGCGAAGGAGAGTCAAACCTTAACTCACAgtcgttttatttattttttgtgaaagcAGCACAGTCGTTTTGTTAATTAATCTGAATTGAAATATTTGAGTTGTGATTCTTTAACACGCTTCATGCTCTCTCTTAGTCCGTTTTTCCATTCATACACGTTAAACACGCacgtttgatttttttttaattaatatataagattttttttatggttaataagattttttctaattaatataacattttatGTCCGTCtttgtctttttttaattaatataagattttggatctttattttgtatttatttttttataatatctttattttgtatttagataaggtttttttttgtgaaaagtTAACTAAGATAATTATGTTTCTTTCTTTCACATACAAATTACTCACTCCCTCcattttataataacatataacagtctcatttataaaaaaaattaattaatttactaaaatttaaagtttagtctgtgaaaattaaaagtttatatcAACTCCAAATTTTCACTtcacattatttaatttatttaagtaaaatatCTCATTCattaaatttagttaatttttattttaaacttattttattttaatttcatcccaaaacaaaaacattttttataaaacaccaaaaatattcaattatgAAACTCTCGTGACTGTATGTATTCAATTGAAGAAGAAATATATTAgtcttaaatattaatattgaagGGTTACTATGTGAGCATGCATACAATTGAATCCATCGTGAAaaagcaaaagaaagaaaaaaaacacgaAGGTGCATATGTAGCATCATGAAAGATATATACTCAACTCATTTCTAGATTAAGATACAAATTACATTAGATGCAGAACTGGGAGTAAAATTGGAAATTTCAAGTTGACTTACTTGATACAATATTCTTAACAATACTGAAAGTCTATCTAAAATTGAATGTTCATAACAGTCTATTTGAAAGTCTCATACAAcagttctttgttttttttttttgtacaaaaactgttcttaaaaatattaaatgttcaTAAAAGTAATTGAAAGACTACCTAATTGCAAGCATAACGATTGTTTCAAATGACTTTAACAAATTAACACTAATTAGGGTATAAAGTTAGGTCCCAAAATCAGGGTACAAAATTTGTTCTTCTAATTAGGTCCAATTGTAATCTTTGTTGTGCAACCTGAGAAATTGTCCATAAATTAATTAGTCaacttaaattaataatcacTAATTAAGGTATAAAATGACTATGCACAAGGCATAACTATGCAATCTAATGACAATTAAAATTACTAGGGTATAAAATGACTATGCAACAATTAATAATCTTATTCTTCTTCTCAATAGTCAATGAATAATTATGTGTAATATGTTTAATTCAACCATCAGAAATTTATATACACATTATACTCACCAAGCAACAAGCCAACAACAAGAATATTATAAGCATACACTTGAAATAAGCAGAAACATACTTTTGAAGTAAACAAAAGCATGCATTTATAAGAATTAACATAACCATATATTTATAAGCATACACTTGAAATAAACAGAAGTATACTTTTGAAAATTAACAGAAGCATGCATTTATAAGAATTAACAAATGACCATTAACATAAGCATGAGAAGGAAACACAACCATCCAACTTAAAACATAAACTTATAGTACTGTCCTTGccataacataaaaataaaaatatatatataaaaaaattaaataaataaataaaaacagaagTTAAATATCAActattatcatttataaatccaaaatagaagaaacaaaatgtgAACTAAATTAAGATTTCAGAACATCCAACATGGCACTTCTCTGTCACTTCTAGTGACAATGCCACCTACATAAGAATTTGGATTTGCATTTGCACCTTCTAATGATCACTTCATTCACTTGAACTAGAAAAAAATAGTCAATATAATAACactaaaaatttagtttattcatcataaaacataaataaataaattaagtttatgCATAATAAGTTAGTGAACTCACTCATCCAAGGTTATGGCAATAAAGCATCCAGAAGAATTGAGCCATTGATTGAAACACAATATTTACAATGTAAATGTTACATGTCATAACTTTAAAGAGGgattcaattgaaaaaaaaaacaaataacttaATATACTCACATAATTGACAAACATTCCTTAACTTGTGGCTGCCAAATCACAAACAAACCATTTCTATGGGCCCTACTTTACCCACAACCATTCAGTCATATTTCTAAAAACGGACAAACCATTTTAATCAACCAACAAACAATTAGAATTCGTATATACATAATCAAAAACTTTATATAAGTCTTACCTATAGTACTTTATACGAAAGAATGATTGATTATGTAATCGTTACTGCCAACGTTATTCATGACTTTCTCATCCCCTTCCATTCAGTGGAAATAGCGAATTTTTTGAACCTAGGTATTGGGTTCTAGCTGGTCGTGAAAATGAATAGACGGCAGCGAGAATGTCGTGAATAAGTGTCAGTACGGTAACTGAAATGATGGGAAACCAAGTTATTTAGATTTATATTATGcattaattaaatgtaaaatattatttaaaattgggCAGTATGTATAAACCGAACATGCATGTGCTctgttttgttatatattcagATTCAAAGAAAGCAATTCCACATTGTGATCCATAAAATAAGCTCTTCCAAAAACAAGCAGGTGGAAGTCCACTGAGTCTTGTCTTATTAATGACttcaaaaaactcaaaaaatggTTTAGACTGCaatgaaatatgaaaaacaaaatgagagATAATTAAATGATTATGTTATTCAATTAATTGGAATGACACATGAAGCATCCAAGTGAAGTTTTGAATTTCTCTAATTATTAGGCAATGAAGAGTCAAATAACTGTTACAATTACCTCTTGTTTCCTAAATGCTGTTTAAATA
It contains:
- the LOC101508180 gene encoding uncharacterized protein isoform X1, producing MLGKGVSREHFQPRTCSGKNSSKTGQAKRDLENIVYIDLDSDQFDDVVILEGPEVVSKKLNGSSGPSRNRTLTPQSVISIDDDDDDGSDDVDNPRVNAEGVGELDSDASSSKRFTSASSSARNSVRIDVDDCDVYEKDSASKRQKSKGVFSSKASERNCYGLYGSENESSDSDCSDCELMEDREQWEKVSAMKKSRVFNDQSRHDEHASSSGLHSNDYINIEVKNRSEKLGKSPAYGPSSSKYVKENQSSFTVKDDIGHGERTTREKAPACPKSKNCDFGNGITGSSRFTKELGDEESKFMSSSQDEHDRKVDNYKTPLRSKESKFMSSSQDEHTGKVDNDKTPLRSKESKFMSSDQDEHDRKVDNDETPLRSKCDNITPLRSKCDNISEGNSNSASFDERNFNGHEFELHTQDGGSTASEERNIINEREKLKETDEYKQAMEEEWASRQKQLQIQAEEAQRLRKRKKAESSRVLDMKRKQKERIEEMRETDKKDEEIMNMKEKLRAEIQKELNQLKNQCTDMTSLLRSLGINVGESRTAVPHEVHAAYKRAMFKFHPDRASKTDIRAQVEAEEKCKFITAMKEKFLSFSYR
- the LOC101508180 gene encoding uncharacterized protein isoform X2, with the protein product MLGKGVSREHFQPRTCSGKNSSKTGQAKRDLENIVYIDLDSDQFDDVVILEGPEVVSKKLNGSSGPSRNRTLTPQSVISIDDDDDDGSDDVDNPRVNAEGVGELDSDASSSKRFTSASSSARNSVRIDVDDCDVYEKDSASKRQKSKGVFSSKASERNCYGLYGSENESSDSDCSDCELMEDREQWEKVSAMKKSRVFNDQSRHDEHASSSGLHSNDYINIEVKNRSEKLGKSPAYGPSSSKYVKENQSSFTVKDDIGHGERTTREKAPACPKSKNCDFGNGITGSSRFTKELGDEESKFMSSSQDEHDRKVDNYKTPLRSKESKFMSSSQDEHTGKVDNDKTPLRSKESKFMSSDQDEHDRKVDNDETPLRSKCDNITPLRSKCDNISEGNSNSASFDERNFNGHEFELHTQDGGSTASEERNIINEREKLKETDEYKQAMEEEWASRQKQLQIQDEEIMNMKEKLRAEIQKELNQLKNQCTDMTSLLRSLGINVGESRTAVPHEVHAAYKRAMFKFHPDRASKTDIRAQVEAEEKCKFITAMKEKFLSFSYR